The Macaca mulatta isolate MMU2019108-1 chromosome X, T2T-MMU8v2.0, whole genome shotgun sequence DNA window ACCATTGATTCCTATCTGTCCACCAGAGGCTGGATAGCTTACATTTACACATCCAgattccttctcctcccttcttaATGTGATTGAGTGGGAAGCACCAGCAGGAGAGCACAGAAAGGAGAATAAATCTGGGGAATTTATTTCTCTGACTGCCTGTCTATGGGTTCACAGAGGAATGGCTATGTCACACCAGACTCTCCACACTCCCTTTTTCGTCTCAGGTTTTTGATAACTTCTCTCTGCCTTCTATACCTTTTGGCTTAGGAGTATAATGTCTTCCTGTTCGTAATAGCAATGATGTCCGCATGCTTCCCTTGTGATTTAGCCTGCTCTCACCTTTGTAAGGAGCCCACTTGTTGAACTGCTTCCAATTACCCAACTGGTATGTTTCTTGCTGACAGGCTAATTCACCTCACACTCATATTCAGCTCATCAGCAAATGCTGCCTTTTCcacttcaaaatatattccaaaCTTAACTAATTTTCTCCACCTACACCATTCCAACACTAGTTTAATCCAGTTTAATTTCTCACCTGGATTAGAGCAATAGTTTAGTACATctgttctctcttctcctcccatGCTATTCTCCACACAATAGCTGGTgtcatccttttaaaaagtaagtcaCACAATGCATTCCCCTGCTGGCAAGCTCCCAAAGGTTTTCCAGcacacttagaataaaataaagcacTCTAATTCCTTATAATGGTCAACAAGGTTCTGTTTAGTTGGCCATGGCTACTTCCAATCTCATTGCCTGTCACTCTCCCTAAAGCTTACTCGCACTGTTTGAATCACAGCCTCCTTGAAGTTCCATGAACACTCACATTGTGATCCTACTTCAGATAAGTTGCACTCAGTATCACTTTATAAGGAATGTTCTTACTCTAGGTACTTAAggatctatttctcttttcatttggCCCTCTACTTAAATGTCACCCCATTAAGGAGTCCTTCCTGAATGTGCTatctaaaataacaactcatattTTATATGCACTTACACAACTTTAATTCTCTCCATAATATTCCTTACTGCTTCATCTGGTCTATCTATATattaatttgtctattttctctttcatccACTATATTACATACTCCATGAGTCAACGGAATGCCACTTTTATTCACCACCATATTATCAGTACCTAGAATAGTACATGGCACATAGAAGTCCTAAATAAATGCATGGTGGATTAATGAACgagaatggaaataataaaatgaattgatGAGATGTAAAGCCAAACTTAAACAAAAACTTAAATGAAAAGCCAATTTATAGTCAAAATTTGCCTAATAAGCAAATATGAAAAGCAGATTGATAAAATAGCATCAGGTTAAAGTAATCTGATTCACCCTCTAACACTGGAACTGTTCTTTGCAACGGGTCAAGACATATCCAAAGCCGATTAAGATTTCCtgatataatttggatatttgtaCCCTCAAATCTTGTGTTAAAATTTGATCCCGAAGAGAGTCAGAGCCACCAccactctccctctcttcccctctccagAGCCACCAGACCTTCAGGGTCTCTGCAGCCTGCCTCCTCAGCCTagccccccctccccccacccccaggccccaGCACCATGCCTCAGAAGACCTTCAAGCAGCCTGCACCTTAAGACAAAGAGTAGATGTCTCACTTACCGGAGAGCAGCATCCAACCAGAATCCCTGTGATAACAGGATACAAGAGTGAGAAGCAGCTGCCTGTTCTGGATGAAACAAAGTTCCTTGTGCTAATCAAGCCTTCTTCCTGTTGGTGACTGGGCACAGAATGATGAGCATCACCTCGCTGATTTCAGAGGTGTATGAAGAGTGAGAAGGATGAAGATGGCTTCCTATATATGGTATATGCCTCCCAATAGATTTTGGAATGAAATTGTCACTGTAAAACTagataaaaatgcatttattctagaattttacaccattaccaaagaaaaaaagaagtgttaCCAACTGAGATGGATCAGTTTATCTAATTGCAGATCTCCAAAACAGTAGTGTTCCCACCTAGGAAGTTAGGAAGTTGTTCTTGTAATTAAACAGAAAAACTGAGCCCCAAATGAACACACTCAGGTCTAGAAACTATATTATTTAACCTAGGCTAGCTTGCTtccaaattttagaatttttaaaataaaatattttgcattctaAGTTACCAATAAAATAGACTTTcaagttattttaatattgttttcccCTAAATAGGAACTTCCCATTCTAGCAGTAATTTAAAGGTATTCAGAGAGACACTGAGTCTTATCTTTAGGTTCACAGAACCTGCCACCTTTTTATAGAGGGGTTTTTACTCAACTAGAGAAATCTCTCTAAGAGGATCTTTAAGCATACGTTGTGAACCATAATCCCTCAAAATGCATATATCATAGTAGTTGGCACAAGCGCAGGGTAAATGGGGTGTGTAGGAAAATAACtctagccaggcctggtggctcacacctataatcccagcactttgggaggccaaggtggatggctcacctgaggtcaggagtttgaaaccagcttggccaatatggtgaaactctgtctctactgatagaaaaattagccaggtgtggtggcacacgcctgtaatcccagctactcgggagactgaggcaggagaattgcttgaacccaggagacagaggttgcagtgagctgagatcatgccactgcactccagcctggtccacagagcgagacttcatctcaaaaaaaaaaaaaaaaaaaagaaaagaactctgACTGCTGCTCGGGGTTCTTGATCCCTATCAGAAGTATACCAAAAGTCTATGCTCTCGCAAGTGTTAGACAGCTATTTGATTTGTTCTCTGGATAGTTACATACATAAAAACACCACCACTCAATAGGAAACttaaataattcataattttagTCTAGTTTCTTAGAATATCCCAGAGAAAAAGAGTGGCATTTCTTCTATTTCAGGTTTTGTCTGCTCTAAGTGCTCTAACTAGTGTCTGCGTTGGTAAAGAAACCAGCAGTGTACCAGTGTCATTCTTTAGGACAGCCATAGAAACCACAGAACAGTAAaactaaaagcataaaaattaagATGCACTCCCTTCTACCTTTTGGCTTATAGCTATGGATGATCCCCATTTTTTAAACTGTGTAACTAAATAGTATTAAAAGGTTctcacactttattttttatttcattttattttattttttgagatagggtcttactccatgacccaggctggagtgcagtggcgcaaatacagctcactgcagcctcgatctcccaggcccAAGGGATGGGATTCgcttgtctcagccttctgagtagctgggactataggcacgtgctatcacacctgtctaatttttttgaaAGGTTCTCACATTTTAAACAGTAGTTCAGTAGTTCACTGTTAGGTCAAACGACCATCAGAATTCTCCCACCCTAAGTCCATGCCATTTTTGGAGAAAACATAAAAGGGGGCATGCGCTGTTTAcgaatattttgtttgtttgttatttgagacagagtctcactccgtcacccagtctggagtgcagtggcgtaacctcggctcactgcaacctccgcctcccgagtgcaagtgatttttgtgcctcagcctcccgagtagctgggaccacattcACGCCACCATGACctgctaatttttagtagagagggggttttgccatgttggccaggctggtctcaaactactgactgcaagtgatccatctacctcagcctcccaaagtgctgggattacaggcatgagccaccatgcctggcttttattatttataatttttatttattttttgagacagggtctcattctgtcgcccaggctggagtgcagtggtgtgatctcagctcactgcaacctccacctcctgggctcaagtgatcctcccacctcagcctcccaagtagctggaattacaggtgtgtaccaccacacctggctaattttttgtattttagtagagatggggtttcaccacgttggccaggctggtctcaaattcctgacctcaaatgatatgtctacctcagcctcccaaagtgctgggattatagatgtgagccaccatgcctggcctgtttacAGATATTAATGTCAGGAGTTAAATATCTTCAAGTCCAACCTATGATAAAAGACCAATGCTTCCTACTACTTGTTGGGGTTCACTATTTACTTTTTCTCAGGAGTATCACAGGAAGATCACAATTACACCACTTTAGACTGTACACGTGGCAATTCACAACTTACTCCTGTGTGTTTAGATGTATCTGGAAGACCTGTATCTGTTAATGAACGTTGTTTACTGTAATGGAGGGGAAAACAAGATTCCTGCATCTGGGCCCTTGACTGATTATTAAAGGGGTTCTTGTTACCTGCTCTCCCTGTTACATGCATCTGTCCACTTGGCTAacttttaatatgtatatttttatattatgtaagtTCTTAACTGGCCTATCTCGTTTAAATTGTATACATCATTATATTTGACATTACTGTAACTACTGTACAATCAATAAAATTCCTATGAGAAACACTGCTTAAAACAAATATCATACTGAAGGGTGACCTATATTCCATATTAGTTGGTGGTCACTTTATTTATAggatgtttaaaataaatatattttaatgaactaAGCTGAAGAAAAGCACAATTAAAAGCTATCAAAAAAATTGATGCCCAGTGTTGAAagtggggccaggtgggaggtgtttggatcatggggatagatccttcatgaatggcttggtgccttcTCTCCAGGTAATGAGTAatttctcactctattagttctcacaagatgtgattgttaaaaagagcttTGCACCTCCTCTTTTCCCGCTCCCTCTCTTACCACATGACACTCCcgctccccttctccttctgccatgattaaaGCTTCCTGAGTTCCTCACTAAAAGCAGAACCTCGTGCCTGCCTCTTGTATAGCCTGCTGACCTTTTAACCAAGtaaaccacttttctttctaACTTACCCAGCCTCAGCTATTCCTTTAGAGCAAagcaaaatggactaagacacttcCTTTCCTGGACAATTCCTTTATGGGTATGTTAGGCTTTGATGCTCTAGGTTTCCTGTTTTTGTGTTCCATGGCTGAGCAAGACCCTTTGTTTATGAACatgaattcttttaaataattactatGCAATATATCATACACATAAAATGTGTATGCCtagcaataaataataaaaagaataactgGACACCTATACTGAGGATAAGATATAAATAATGCCAAGAATTTTTGAAGTTCCATCTTTCTCAGATTTCAACCTTCTTCTCTTTTTGAAATTTAATCATTATCCTGAGTTGTGAATCAATTACTCCCTTGCCTTTTTAAATGAtgttattttatatgaaaataatatatacttgcaaaaaattgaaattattgaCTATcctttttaattgtgttttcaCTCATCATTGTGTTAAAGATTCATCCATGCTCATGTATTCAATTCTAGTCTAGTCTACTCACTTCTGTACATTATTCCATTATATATCCATGTTATTCCTGATGGGCTTTTCAGTGGTTTTCAGTTTGCTGTGCTAGGCTTTACAAGTTGCTATGAATACTCTTTTACATATCTTTCTGTTACTATTGGCCTTGGAACCATCCGCTTTCTTTAGAAGACTGTGTACTTCTACTTTTAATCAATTTTGCATTTATCTTGCAGTTACTCTGAGGGAAACTTTGTTTTCCTCATTCTGGCATTCTTAGTTAGCAGTTTACTGTAGCCCTTTGAAAATATGCTGACATCACCTTAGATAATTCATTCACAGAAACTATTAAATTAACACAGTAATGCCAATTAATTGTCTCTGTAGAGCTGTTTTCTGTTCCTTAGAGGCCCCACAGAAACCTCTGACATATTGTGGGTGATATGTAAGAGATTTTATAGTTCTATGACATcacataatttctttttccataaaaTTGTGTTGGTGTTCCCTAAGTATCTTAAATTGAATTaactctaaataaatatataagaactCTAGTGgcataagaaaaaaaggaagtactACTTCTATCTCAAATAGGTGAAGCCATTACTCATTTCAATGTCCACTTTCAATTGATCAGTTGATTTCAGCCCTCATTACACTGAGGGTCTAAATTCTTTTCACTAAAGGAGCCTGCCAGatgtaacaaataaaaatagaggacaccatgttaaatttgaatttcagataaataataaataaaattttagtggCAATATATCTAATGTAATATTTGAGACCTACTCATACTAAAAAAAGTATTCATCCTTCATCTGAAATGCAATTAACTATGCATAccatattttatctggcaaccctataTCGATTCTACCAGTTAGAGCACTCAAGGTTTCCCTCAAGCTGCTCGATTTAAGATATTTCTTGTATGTCAAAAAGTCACTAGCTGTGGGACACTTAGCTAACTTTTCACTGTTCTTGCCtacatcttcattttatagagtaCATTACCTTCAAGCAAAACACTGAGAGGCTTCTAAAAACTATTTTGCTTAAAGAGGATCACTTTTGCTCATGGTTCTCTAATAAGAACATTTTCCAAGGTGCAGCAAGTTTCATCTTCAAAAACCCGCAGCTACTCACAGTGTAAGATGCCTGTCGGGGTGGGGCTCTGGGCCTGGAAAACCTAGAGCAATCTGGATGCTGCGAGGAGGCGAGcaggtaagaagctttctgaacctCATGGGATCCCATACTGGCAACTGCCTTGGCAGAATAGTTTATTGTCCCCTTTAGCCAATCAGATTGGCGTTTGATTGCCACGCGCTTACTTCCTTCACGACCATCAGTCCTAACCGCAGGCCAACTTTCTTCCCAGAGCTTTTAGGGGCCTGGCCTTTGCAGTTCCAGATCAACTACAGCAAAGATCGTTCGAGATGTCCCACCAAGAGGGAAGCACAGATGGCTTACCAGACTTAGGGACTGAAAGCCTGTTCAGCAGCCCAGAGGAGCAGTCTGGAGCAGTGGCGGCGACAGAGGACTCCTCAGACATTGACATAGCGACCTCAGAGCAGAGTGTGACAATGACCGGAGATGACAGTGATACCAGGGATGGTGGATTCCCCAATGATGTCGGCACAGAAAATCGAAGCTCAGACCGAGAAAGTGCAAGTGAAGACATCGAACTTGACAGCATGGAGGACTTTGAGCATTTCCTCATGAGTGGTGAAAGTTTATTCCATTACCCTTTGGTGGgagaggaggagacagaaagggaggaggaagaagaggagatacaggaggagggaagggaagaggcggagggaggggaggaggcggaggaggaggaggaggaagaagaacagCCTCGGGCGGGTCCACAATGCAGTGGTGCCAACCATGAGCAGTACTTGTTAGAGGAGGATCGGGCGCTGGAGGAGTGGGTTTCCTCAGAGACATCTGCCCTGCCCCTACCTCGCTGGCAGGTCGTTACTGCTCTTCACCAGCGGCAGCTGGGTTCACGTCCCCGCTTTGTATATGAGGCCTGTGGGGCAAGAGCCTTTGTGCAGCGTTTCCGCCTGCAATATCGTCTTGCAGACCATGTCGGTTGTGTCAATACTGTACACTTTAACCAGCGTGGCACCCGGCTGGCCAGTAGCGGTGATGATCTAAAGGTGATAGTGTGGGACTGGGTACGGCAGAGGCCAGTACTCAACTTTGAAAGTGGTCACACAAATAATGTCTTCCAGGCCAAATTCCTTCCTAATTGTGGTGATTCCACCCTGGCCATGTGTGCCCGTGATGGGCAGGTACGGGTAGCAGAACTAATTAATGCATCATATTTCGAGAATACTAAGTGTGTGGCCCAGCACAGGGGACCTGCCCACAAGTTGGCTCTGGTGCCTGACTCTCCTTCTAAGTTCCTCACTTCAGGTGAAGATGCTGTTGTCTTCACCATTGACCTCAGACAAGACCGGCCAGCTTCAAAAGTTGTGGTAACAAGAGAAAAGGATAAGAAAGTGGGACTATATACAATTACTGTGAATCCCGCCAATACCTACCAATTTGCAGTGGGCGGACAAGATCAGTTTGTAAGAATTTATGACCAGAGGAGAAttgatgagaaagaaaacaatggagTGCTCAAGAAATTCACTCCTCATCATCTGGTTAATTGTGTTTTCCCAACAAACATCACCTGTGTTGTGTACAGTTACGATGGCACAGAGCTTCTGGCCAGCTACAATGATGAAGATATTTACCTCTTCGACTCCTCTCACAGTGATGGTGCTCAATACACTAAGAGATTTAAGGGGcacagaaataataccacagtCAAAGGTGTTAATTTCTATGGCCCCAGGAGTGAGTTTGTAGTGAGCGGTAGTGATTGCGGGCATATCTTCTTCTGGGAGAAATCATCCTGCCAGATCATCCAGTTCCTAAAGGGGAACAGAGAAGGTACAATAAACTGTCTTGAACCCCACCCTTACCTACCTGTGCTGGCGACCAGTGGCCTAGATCATAATGTGAAGATCTGGACACCCACAGCTAAAGCTGCCACTGAGCTTACTGGATTAAAGAAGGTGATTAAGAAGAACAAGTGGGAACGAGATGAAGATAGCTTGCACCATGCCAGCCTGTTTGACCAGTACATGCTTTGGTTCCTCATGCGTCACCTGACACAGAGAGGTCATCACCGGGGCTGGAGAAGTGGTGAAGCCGAATTTCCAGATGAAGAATCGGATGAGTCTTCCAGCACCTCAGAGACATCCGAGGAGGAGGGCCAAGACCGAGTGCAGTGCATGCCATCCTGAAGGCCTCATACCCCAGTCCAGCTAGATGCCACCTAAGTACACTGGACTTTAAAATTCAGTTTGACTAATTTAGAATTGTCAATAGATTAATAgatttgctttttgtcttctAATTTCCACAATATATGCTGAAAACCATCTCTTCCATTCCTTCctctctgctttcctttctttcttccatacATTCCTTCTCTCATTCCTTTCCTCTTGGTTTCTTTATGCCTCTTTTGTTACCCCTTATTCTTACATGAGTGCATACGCAACTTATTTATGCCTCTTTTCCCTTGTTCCCTTATAGTTGACCTCTAGATTTTctgaattttgttgaaaaaattaataCCCTTATTAGATGCATCTACTCAAATCTGACATTCTGAAAACAGttacctttttactttttttcatctttaacaaTTTTTTCTGAAGATCAAGTTCTTCAGTTAAcctgaaaatttcagaaatatgtTTCTTCTTTAGAAGTAAAATAAGACAAACTATAGTTTTGTTCTGTCGATACTGACACTTGGCTGCACACACACAgtctcagaaaaggaaaagagaagtagTGTGCAGATTAATTCCTAACACTTggccatgcacacacacagtctcagaaaaggaaaagagaagaagtaGTGTGTAGATTAATTCCTAACCAGATAATTCATTCCCTCAGAATAAATAACATGAGATTGTCTACATTTTCTGAAtccatatattaatttttaaaaatttgagtacACTGTAGCTGgtaagaattaaattaaatttgatcACATGACATTGTTTACTCTGCGCATTAAGTTTTCTTAAAGTTTTAAGGTTGGGAACTCCTACAGGGTTACCTTCCAGGAAGTCCTCCTGGGACAGCTATTTCCTGTAAATGCCAGCTACTGGTATAAAACTCTctcatatttgaaaatacattttaa harbors:
- the DCAF8L2 gene encoding DDB1- and CUL4-associated factor 8-like protein 2, coding for MSHQEGSTDGLPDLGTESLFSSPEEQSGAVAATEDSSDIDIATSEQSVTMTGDDSDTRDGGFPNDVGTENRSSDRESASEDIELDSMEDFEHFLMSGESLFHYPLVGEEETEREEEEEEIQEEGREEAEGGEEAEEEEEEEEQPRAGPQCSGANHEQYLLEEDRALEEWVSSETSALPLPRWQVVTALHQRQLGSRPRFVYEACGARAFVQRFRLQYRLADHVGCVNTVHFNQRGTRLASSGDDLKVIVWDWVRQRPVLNFESGHTNNVFQAKFLPNCGDSTLAMCARDGQVRVAELINASYFENTKCVAQHRGPAHKLALVPDSPSKFLTSGEDAVVFTIDLRQDRPASKVVVTREKDKKVGLYTITVNPANTYQFAVGGQDQFVRIYDQRRIDEKENNGVLKKFTPHHLVNCVFPTNITCVVYSYDGTELLASYNDEDIYLFDSSHSDGAQYTKRFKGHRNNTTVKGVNFYGPRSEFVVSGSDCGHIFFWEKSSCQIIQFLKGNREGTINCLEPHPYLPVLATSGLDHNVKIWTPTAKAATELTGLKKVIKKNKWERDEDSLHHASLFDQYMLWFLMRHLTQRGHHRGWRSGEAEFPDEESDESSSTSETSEEEGQDRVQCMPS